In the Brassica napus cultivar Da-Ae chromosome A7, Da-Ae, whole genome shotgun sequence genome, one interval contains:
- the LOC111199181 gene encoding uncharacterized protein LOC111199181 — protein sequence MDSLVASYASSDEEEEEEVEPSLTVKSSSSVFSAIPQPNQSRSSKVEAFNSSSSTRGSFLSSLPPPKSSTSRQQNPSPSLPKRVVQIKLPVNPRPTNLDDEDDEEEGKARKKRRQMESAAAASNNSSVKSFLSAMPAPKSSQALGALPSLGSGSGSGSGSGRRSILETETPSTDQTQSFSSEAEQVDNYYAGYEQNPSGNVDAFGYCGYEHNSSGSGDVVSAYVGYDGGGGNAWNGGGGFEGTTGVPEAFMAMDSGARRGRRGRNDFPTEIVEVKLDDLMKNRPRVDQVKSTGIAFGPAYQPESSSSKGKVSKLHKRKHQITALFMDMKHKESELAERRSKGLLTKAETQAKYGW from the exons ATGGACTCTCTGGTAGCGAGCTACGCTTCGtcggacgaagaagaagaagaagaagttgaaccATCTCTCACCGTAAAATCATCTTCCTCCGTGTTCTCAGCTATTCCTCAACCTAACCAATCCAGATCTTCCAAAGTCGAGGCTTTTAATTCATCTTCGTCCACTCGAGGATCTTTCCTCTCCTCTCTCCCTCCTCCCAAATCCTCCACCTCTCGCCAGCAAAACCCATCTCCGTCCCTACCCAAACGCGTCGTTCAGATCAAGCTTCCCGTAAACCCTAGACCGACCAATCTCGATGACGAAGACGACGAAGAGGAGGGGAAAGCGAGGAAGAAGCGTAGACAGATGGAATCCGCCGCTGCTGCATCGAACAATTCGTCAGTGAAATCGTTCTTATCCGCCATGCCTGCTCCAAAGAGCTCGCAAGCACTCGGCGCTCTTCCTTCGTTAGGATCAGGATCAGGATCAGGATCAGGATCGGGGCGAAGATCGATTCTTGAAACAGAGACGCCAAGTACTGATCAAACGCAGTCGTTTAGTAGCGAGGCGGAACAAGTAGATAACTATTATGCTGGTTACGAGCAGAACCCTAGTGGAAATGTAGATGCTTTTGGTTATTGTGGATATGAGCACAACTCTAGTGGAAGTGGAGATGTTGTGTCTGCTTATGTGGGGtatgatggtggtggtggtaatGCTTGGAACGGTGGTGGTGGGTTTGAGGGGACGACGGGAGTGCCTGAGGCGTTTATGGCGATGGATAGTGGTGCGAGGAGAGGCAGGAGAGGGAGGAATGATTTTCCCACGGAGATAGTTGAGGTTAAGCTGGATGATCTCATGAAGAATAGGCCGAGAGTTGATCAAGTTAAATCTACTGGGATTGCTTTTGGACCTGCGTATCAG CCCGAGTCATCTTCATCTAAGGGGAAAGTGTCAAAGCTTCACAAGAGAAAGCATCAGATCACTGCGTTATTCATGGACATGAAGCACAAAGAGTCGGAGCTAGCAGAGAGGCGTTCAAAAGGATTGCTCACTAAAGCCGAGACACAAGCTAAATACGGATGGTGA
- the LOC111199180 gene encoding uncharacterized protein LOC111199180, translating into MLVESSFSSSVESSLLNTSEYQDPFAANDWMSSLAETYHMIHKLPEHSQVSFLDAVPDAVELNESEEHPKLQASCPEQNVMHKVPEKVLTSLVYSRRKRSVVPEGTEEHNLGKCKKQDDSFDDSIVPVYNPGESTKRKNRFNNCLVYSRKKKRGETSCATGETIIRADGIDDAFVSGHNCGEAKKREDQLDICLVYSRRKKDGVKSISGDQADSIEYSQREQIVKADGGFTGSNPGEVKNSGHRHLYSQSKPLVKSDGSFAECHSWGTKRTGDTSDGLLMYSRRKLRGKSIGARIDGFLVYRRKKTKANSISHAEQACRSLELKAIGARVKGFQVYTRKKAKLNSVSRGKQLSSSDGTNDSCSSQSSSKLASGSSKNGENEATDCDSSDTIPFRQCKRCDKEGIVEKMLICDECEEAYHPRCCRVRVKEAAEMDDWVCRPCLKKKSSKTNVKGRSRERKWRVTEPFIIRIRVGKEFQADVPDWSGPTMSDTSFLGEPLEIDQSEYLHDPKKAKNGKKPRSAENWLQCRDEDRNGVICGKWRRAPRSEVQTNKWECFCSVFWDPLHADCAVPQELETDEIMQQLKYINMLRPRSDAKTRKIGPKGRSGSQK; encoded by the exons ATGTTGGTGGAAAGTTCCTTCAGCTCTTCCGTTGAATCTAGTCTACTGAACACTTCCGAGTATCAAGACCCATTTGCTGCAAATGATTGGATGTCGTCGCTTGCTGAAACTTATCACATGATCCACAAACTTCCCGAACACTCTCAAGTAAGCTTTCTTGATGCTGTTCCTGATGCAGTGGAACTTAATGAATCAGAAGAACATCCAAAACTTCAAGCAAGTTGTCCAGAGCAAAATGTTATGCATAAGGTACCGGAAAAGGTTTTGACTTCTCTTGTGTATAGTCGAAGAAAGAGGAGTGTGGTACCTGAGGGAACTGAGGAACATAACCTAGGAAAATGCAAGAAACAGGATGATTCATTTGATGACTCTATTGTCCCAGTTTATAACCCTGGAGAAAGCACAAAAAGGAAAAATCGCTTCAACAACTGTCTTGTCTATAGccgaaagaaaaagagaggCGAAACCAGTTGTGCTACCGGAGAAACTATAATAAGGGCTGATGGGATTGATGATGCTTTTGTCTCTGGGCACAACTGTGGAGAAGCCAAGAAAAGAGAAGATCAATTAGATATTTGTCTCGTGTATAGCCGCAGAAAGAAAGATGGAGTAAAATCTATCAGCGGTGATCAAGCTGATTCTATTGAATATAGCCAAAGGGAGCAGATAGTTAAAGCTGATGGGGGCTTTACTGGATCTAACCCTGGAGAAGTCAAGAATAGTGGTCATCGACATCTTTACAGCCAAAGTAAGCCGTTGGTGAAATCTGATGGCAGTTTTGCTGAATGTCACAGTTGGGGAACCAAGAGAACTGGTGATACATCTGATGGCTTGCTTATGTATAGCCGGAGGAAGCTGAGAGGGAAATCTATTGGTGCTCGGATTGATGGCTTTCTAGTGTATAGGCGGAAGAAAACCAAAGCAAATAGTATTTCTCATGCTGAACAAGCGTGCAGATCTCTGGAACTTAAAGCTATTGGCGCAAGGGTTAAGGGCTTTCAAGTGTATACGCGGAAGAAGGCTAAACTAAATAGTGTTTCTCGTGGTAAACAACTATCTTCTTCTGATGGAACAAATGACAGCTGCTCATCACAATCCAGCTCTAAACTTGCTTCAGGTTCCAGTAAAAATGGAGAAAATGAAGCTACAGATTGCGATTCCTCAGATACAATCCCTTTCAGACAGTGCAAACGTTGTGATAAGGAAGGAATTGTGGAGAAGATGTTAATTTGTGATGAATGTGAAGAAGCATATCATCCAAGGTGCTGCCGTGTTCGAGTGAAAGAAGCTGCCGAGATGGATGACTGGGTCTGTCGACCCTGCTTGAAAAAGAAGTCATCAAAGACAAATGTTAAAGGGAGATCACGGGAACGGAAATGGAGAGTTACAGAACCATTTATTATAAGAATTCGAGTAGGAAAAGAGTTTCAAGCAGATGTTCCAGACTGGTCAGGTCCAACCATGAG TGATACTTCTTTTCTTGGTGAACCCTTGGAGATTGATCAGTCAGAATATTTGCAT GATCCCAAGAAGGCCAAGAATGGGAAGAAACCACGTTCTGCAGAAAATTGGCTCCAATGCAGGGATGAGGATAGGAATGGTGTTATATGCGGAAAGTGGCGTAG GGCTCCTCGCTCAGAGGTACAGACTAACAAGTGGGAATGCTTCTGCTCCGTCTTTTGGGATCCATTGCATGCTGATTGTGCCGTCCCTCAG GAACTGGAAACAGATGAGATTATGCAACAACTCAAGTACATCAACATG CTTAGACCGCGTTCAGACGCCAAAACACGAAAGATAGGACCAAAGGGTCGAAGCGGatcacaaaaatga